In the Oncorhynchus gorbuscha isolate QuinsamMale2020 ecotype Even-year linkage group LG05, OgorEven_v1.0, whole genome shotgun sequence genome, one interval contains:
- the si:dkey-3h3.3 gene encoding E3 ubiquitin-protein ligase DTX3L isoform X1 has product MMANESLKEVFSDVTLTEDPNTFKEPNRVKYLLTGCGNRDTGTKHYEVRGSFDEIEDLFVKMSILDRYAAPNLRDSLLRHQQRPRSPPSPVKPVAIVGAVWDFIQQRCSKELKRIQGEDVLIHKPRDKMVVTFQSHRKDSVWVHFARERFVTFYQRLATDLKVQTYSLAPQYYKNLQGQFPELLIEGGPSKDNITVTGRYMHIVMLEDVLRFHGSSSPVTSQRPLTPQRVSPRASGTTRNKQSDDEEDEESCPICLETIKEDRKKTLACKHSFCRGCLEEAYNTKPVCPTCGAVYGELKGTQPKGGTMAVTRERSSLSGYDKYGTIVIQYHIPSGIQKEEHPNPGQNYQGVSRTAYLPDSSEGRYVLALLKRAFDQRLTFTIGRSSTTGMENRVTWNDIHHKTSRRGGTSCYGYPDPDYLRRLQDELKVKGIY; this is encoded by the exons ATGATGGCAAATGAGTCATTGAAAGAG GTATTTTCAGACGTCACTCTCACTGAAGATCCGAACACTTTCAAAGAGCCCAACCGGGTGAAGTACCTTCTCACTGGATGTGGTAACCGCGATACGGGAACCAAGCATTATGAAGTGCGGGGATCGTTTGATGAAATAGAGGACCTGTTTGTGAAGATGTCAATTCTAGACAGATATGCCGCCCCCAATCTCAGAGACAGTCTTCTTCGTCACCAACAGCGTCCTCGGTCACCACCGAGTCCAGTGAAACCAGTGGCGATAGTTGGAGCCGTTTGGGATTTCATCCAACAGAGATGTTCAAAGGAGTTGAAGAGAATCCAGGGGGAAGACGTCTTAATTCATAAACCTCGTGACAAAATG GTGGTGACCTTTCAAAGTCACAGAAAAGACTCGGTTTGGGTTCATTTCGCCAGAGAGCGCTTTGTCACGTTCTATCAGAGACTCGCCACAGATCTGAAAGTGCAGACTTACAGTTTGGCTCCGCAATACTACAAAAACTTGCAGGGACAGTTTCCAGAACTTTTGATTGAAGGAGGCCCCAGTAAAGACAATATTACAGTGACAGGGCGCTACATGCACATTGTGATGTTGGAGGATGTTCTACGGTTCCATGGTTCCAGTTCCCCTGTGACATCACAACGACCCCTGACACCCCAGAGAGTTAGCCCCCGAGCCTCTGGTACTACACGCAACAAGCAATCGGACGACGAAGAAGACGAAGAGTCGTGTCCGATTTGTCTGGAAACCATTAAAGAGGACAGAAAGAAGACGTTGGCATGTAAACACTCGTTCTGTAGAGGCTGTCTGGAGGAGGCGTACAACACCAAACCTGTCTGTCCAACCTGTGGGGCAGTCTATGGGGAACTGAAGGGGACGCAGCCAAAGGGAGGGACTATGGCTGTTACTCGGGAAAGATCTTCTTTGTCTGGATATGACAAGTATGGAACAATAGTGATTCAGTACCACATTCCAAGTGGAATACAGAAG GAGGAGCATCCCAACCCGGGTCAGAATTACCAGGGTGTGTCACGTACAGCGTATCTCCCAGATTCCTCAGAGGGCAGGTATGTTCTGGCTCTCCTGAAGAGGGCCTTTGACCAGCGACTCACGTTCACCATTGGCCGATCTTCCACCACAGGCATGGAAAACAGAGTCACGTGGAACGACATCCACCATAAAACCTCCAGGAGAGGAGGCACCAGTTG
- the si:dkey-3h3.3 gene encoding uncharacterized protein si:dkey-3h3.3 isoform X2, producing MMANESLKEVFSDVTLTEDPNTFKEPNRVKYLLTGCGNRDTGTKHYEVRGSFDEIEDLFVKMSILDRYAAPNLRDSLLRHQQRPRSPPSPVKPVAIVGAVWDFIQQRCSKELKRIQGEDVLIHKPRDKMVVTFQSHRKDSVWVHFARERFVTFYQRLATDLKVQTYSLAPQYYKNLQGQFPELLIEGGPSKDNITVTGRYMHIVMLEDVLRFHGSSSPVTSQRPLTPQRVSPRASGTTRNKQSDDEEDEESCPICLETIKEDRKKTLACKHSFCRGCLEEAYNTKPVCPTCGAVYGELKGTQPKGGTMAVTRERSSLSGYDKYGTIVIQYHIPSGIQKFSSFLANVLPSARRWPESQAPTLLRDQDAQIYTKPCSCRSSYVLLILI from the exons ATGATGGCAAATGAGTCATTGAAAGAG GTATTTTCAGACGTCACTCTCACTGAAGATCCGAACACTTTCAAAGAGCCCAACCGGGTGAAGTACCTTCTCACTGGATGTGGTAACCGCGATACGGGAACCAAGCATTATGAAGTGCGGGGATCGTTTGATGAAATAGAGGACCTGTTTGTGAAGATGTCAATTCTAGACAGATATGCCGCCCCCAATCTCAGAGACAGTCTTCTTCGTCACCAACAGCGTCCTCGGTCACCACCGAGTCCAGTGAAACCAGTGGCGATAGTTGGAGCCGTTTGGGATTTCATCCAACAGAGATGTTCAAAGGAGTTGAAGAGAATCCAGGGGGAAGACGTCTTAATTCATAAACCTCGTGACAAAATG GTGGTGACCTTTCAAAGTCACAGAAAAGACTCGGTTTGGGTTCATTTCGCCAGAGAGCGCTTTGTCACGTTCTATCAGAGACTCGCCACAGATCTGAAAGTGCAGACTTACAGTTTGGCTCCGCAATACTACAAAAACTTGCAGGGACAGTTTCCAGAACTTTTGATTGAAGGAGGCCCCAGTAAAGACAATATTACAGTGACAGGGCGCTACATGCACATTGTGATGTTGGAGGATGTTCTACGGTTCCATGGTTCCAGTTCCCCTGTGACATCACAACGACCCCTGACACCCCAGAGAGTTAGCCCCCGAGCCTCTGGTACTACACGCAACAAGCAATCGGACGACGAAGAAGACGAAGAGTCGTGTCCGATTTGTCTGGAAACCATTAAAGAGGACAGAAAGAAGACGTTGGCATGTAAACACTCGTTCTGTAGAGGCTGTCTGGAGGAGGCGTACAACACCAAACCTGTCTGTCCAACCTGTGGGGCAGTCTATGGGGAACTGAAGGGGACGCAGCCAAAGGGAGGGACTATGGCTGTTACTCGGGAAAGATCTTCTTTGTCTGGATATGACAAGTATGGAACAATAGTGATTCAGTACCACATTCCAAGTGGAATACAGAAG TTTTCATCCTTCCTAGCGAATGTCCTTCCTTCAGCGAGACGATGGCCAGAATCCCAAGCACCCACCCTTTTACGTGATCAAGATGCGCAAATCTACACAAAGCCTTGCTCATGTCGATCCTCTTATGTTCTACTAATACTGATTTGA
- the si:dkey-3h3.3 gene encoding probable E3 ubiquitin-protein ligase DTX3 isoform X3 has protein sequence MSILDRYAAPNLRDSLLRHQQRPRSPPSPVKPVAIVGAVWDFIQQRCSKELKRIQGEDVLIHKPRDKMVVTFQSHRKDSVWVHFARERFVTFYQRLATDLKVQTYSLAPQYYKNLQGQFPELLIEGGPSKDNITVTGRYMHIVMLEDVLRFHGSSSPVTSQRPLTPQRVSPRASGTTRNKQSDDEEDEESCPICLETIKEDRKKTLACKHSFCRGCLEEAYNTKPVCPTCGAVYGELKGTQPKGGTMAVTRERSSLSGYDKYGTIVIQYHIPSGIQKEEHPNPGQNYQGVSRTAYLPDSSEGRYVLALLKRAFDQRLTFTIGRSSTTGMENRVTWNDIHHKTSRRGGTSCYGYPDPDYLRRLQDELKVKGIY, from the exons ATGTCAATTCTAGACAGATATGCCGCCCCCAATCTCAGAGACAGTCTTCTTCGTCACCAACAGCGTCCTCGGTCACCACCGAGTCCAGTGAAACCAGTGGCGATAGTTGGAGCCGTTTGGGATTTCATCCAACAGAGATGTTCAAAGGAGTTGAAGAGAATCCAGGGGGAAGACGTCTTAATTCATAAACCTCGTGACAAAATG GTGGTGACCTTTCAAAGTCACAGAAAAGACTCGGTTTGGGTTCATTTCGCCAGAGAGCGCTTTGTCACGTTCTATCAGAGACTCGCCACAGATCTGAAAGTGCAGACTTACAGTTTGGCTCCGCAATACTACAAAAACTTGCAGGGACAGTTTCCAGAACTTTTGATTGAAGGAGGCCCCAGTAAAGACAATATTACAGTGACAGGGCGCTACATGCACATTGTGATGTTGGAGGATGTTCTACGGTTCCATGGTTCCAGTTCCCCTGTGACATCACAACGACCCCTGACACCCCAGAGAGTTAGCCCCCGAGCCTCTGGTACTACACGCAACAAGCAATCGGACGACGAAGAAGACGAAGAGTCGTGTCCGATTTGTCTGGAAACCATTAAAGAGGACAGAAAGAAGACGTTGGCATGTAAACACTCGTTCTGTAGAGGCTGTCTGGAGGAGGCGTACAACACCAAACCTGTCTGTCCAACCTGTGGGGCAGTCTATGGGGAACTGAAGGGGACGCAGCCAAAGGGAGGGACTATGGCTGTTACTCGGGAAAGATCTTCTTTGTCTGGATATGACAAGTATGGAACAATAGTGATTCAGTACCACATTCCAAGTGGAATACAGAAG GAGGAGCATCCCAACCCGGGTCAGAATTACCAGGGTGTGTCACGTACAGCGTATCTCCCAGATTCCTCAGAGGGCAGGTATGTTCTGGCTCTCCTGAAGAGGGCCTTTGACCAGCGACTCACGTTCACCATTGGCCGATCTTCCACCACAGGCATGGAAAACAGAGTCACGTGGAACGACATCCACCATAAAACCTCCAGGAGAGGAGGCACCAGTTG